Genomic segment of Candidatus Planktophila sp.:
GAGCACCGAGGTGATGTTTAATCATTGCTTCAAGATAAAACTTGTCAAAATCTTTCCCCCGTAGAGACTTAAGAGTTTTCATCTCACTTGCACCAAGCATGCCGTTCATTCCCATATCGTGAGCCATAGCATTAGCAGATTTCGTTGCAGTTAGCCAATATTTCATTTGCAAGATTTCTTTCTTTTGAGCAGAAATAATTGCTTTAGCAAGAATCTTAACCTCTCGACCGGCCCCATTTTTCAGAGCTGTCTTTGACATATCGATTGCCTGTTGGTGATGCGGGATCATTAGTTGAGCAAACATAATGTCGTTAGCTCCGAGATTATTTAAAGATTTTGCATGGGAGGTAGCGTGAACTGGGGTTGCTGGAAAAACTAGTGCCAGGGAAATTAATACAAAGACAAATTTTTTGAACATTTTCAAATCCTTCTCTCAAGTTAGAATAATTGATTTTAGGGACAAGAATTTGTT
This window contains:
- a CDS encoding DUF305 domain-containing protein, with product MFKKFVFVLISLALVFPATPVHATSHAKSLNNLGANDIMFAQLMIPHHQQAIDMSKTALKNGAGREVKILAKAIISAQKKEILQMKYWLTATKSANAMAHDMGMNGMLGASEMKTLKSLRGKDFDKFYLEAMIKHHLGALEMAGYLKATKNSEAKKLEKDIRAAQSGEIATMKKMLSKLG